One Hevea brasiliensis isolate MT/VB/25A 57/8 chromosome 5, ASM3005281v1, whole genome shotgun sequence genomic region harbors:
- the LOC131179964 gene encoding uncharacterized protein LOC131179964, whose translation LFLCHACIYLTGDKCYGPFTRLPLECQKLSIYSLAYFSHLDSPLLTSVTLCCLRPDLDEYVLFLIIEHLHSIFRRGKIEIQDHLSFFVTLVTRFNVFPENIRSAIEEGTKFSNRETFKKLIGVVFSCLEQTGDASLVLFLLEREILKQILLKPPLDNACAMLRILVRLDSKPTRLSEQSIINLSNFIPGYLIDVVHCMGGFDAEPKEAHFRTLMDYIVPCFYMFESSRKLLNLVLNGMGSMIIESRINDIVSVLMLMHKDDKMNRIISSSRAEFDHVSQSIRSLKLEDSSLTVGERRRIQYALEQLKTVRSSLDQEMQRAKQDMLP comes from the exons TTGTTTCTTTGTCATGCTTGTATCTATTTAACAGGGGATAAATGTTATGGTCCTTTCACAAGGCTTCCATTGGAGTGTCAAAAACTCTCCATCTATAGTCTTGCTTACTTTTCTCACCTAGATTCACCTTTGCTGACGTCAGTAACTTTATGTTGCCTCC GTCCTGACTTGGATGAATATGTCTTGTTTCTGATCATAGAACATTTGCATTCAATATTTAGACGCGGCAAAATTGAGATACAGGACCACCTTAGCTTCTTTGTCACGCTGGTCACCCGTTTCAATGTTTTTCCAG AAAATATTCGCTCTGCAATTGAGGAAGGTACAAAGTTCTCAAATCGTGAAACTTTCAAGAAATTGATTGGTGTTGTTTTCTCATGCCTGGAACAGACGGGTGATGCTTCGCTAGTTTTATTTCTATTGGAGAGAGAAATCCTAAAGCAGATT TTATTAAAGCCCCCTCTAGACAATGCCTGTGCTATGCTAAGGATACTTGTTAGGCTAGACTCCAAACCCACAAGACTTTCTGAACAAAGTATTATCAATTTGAGCAATTTCATTCCAGGCTACTTGATTGACGTTGTGCAT TGTATGGGAGGGTTTGATGCAGAACCCAAGGAAGCTCATTTTCGAACGCTGATGGACTATATTGTTCCTTGCTTTTACATGTTTGAAAGTAGTAGAAAGCTCTTAAATCTCGTGTTGAATGGGATGGGTTCAATGATAATTGAAAGtagaataaatgatattgttaGTGTCCTAATGTTGATGCATAAGGATGATAAGATGAATCGAATTATTTCTTCATCGAGGGCTGAGTTTGATCATGTTTCACAGAGCATACGCTCATTAAAG TTGGAGGATAGCAGTCTAACTGTTGGGGAAAGGCGTAGAATACAATATGCGTTAGAGCAACTAAAGACTGTTAGAAGCTCATTAGATCAAGAGATGCAAAGAGCAAAGCAGGATATGTTACCCTAG
- the LOC131180151 gene encoding protein CHROMOSOME TRANSMISSION FIDELITY 7-like — translation MWALVYLFISSQRVAGCLVAKPIKEAFKVLPCSVDKRSDATKKDSKSDSTTLRFGEIILQRETTKKAPTVNSLEVLDRKSNGAIVCEEKAVSAICGIRAIWVTPSNRRKRIAVPLLDAVR, via the exons ATGTGGGCTTTG gtgtatctatttatatCTTCTCAGAGAGTTGCTGGTTGTCTAGTTGCTAAACCAATAAAAGAAGCATTCAAAGTCCTTCCTTGTTCAGTGGATAAAAGATCTGATGCTACTAAAAAGGATTCGAAATCAGATTCAACCACTCTTCGATTTGGGGAAATCATATTGCAGAGGGAAACCACAAAGAAAGCCCCCACTGTCAATTCTCTTGAAGTGTTGGATAGGAAGAGCAATGGAGCTATTGTCTGTGAAGAGAAAGCTGTATCCGCTATTTGTGGCATTAGAGCAATCTGGGTCACTCCCTCTAACAGAAGAAAGCGCATTGCCGTCCCGTTACTGGATGCTGTGAGGTAA